The Staphylococcus saprophyticus subsp. saprophyticus ATCC 15305 = NCTC 7292 genome contains the following window.
TACAATGGAAAACATTTTAGAAAATATCGTCGGCGATATTAAAGATGAACACGATTAACATAAAATAATAAAACATAGGCGCAATAGGCACATATCATAAGACGTGACCTATTGCGCTTTTTTGTAAATTTAATTCTATATAACAAAATAACTTATGCAGAGGAGCGATCAATATTCAATACATTAAACATTTGCCTGGTAAATGGAAGATTATTGCGTCAACGTTTAATATGTGGACTTCTGGCAAAAAAGCAAATCCTTCTATCTCTTATTCAATAATAGAAAAGGAACCATTAATATTGCTAGACAAAGTACAGTATCAAACAAAATACAAAACAAAATCTATCTTAGGTTACGATAAATTAAAGGACGATCAATTTACTTGGACAGGCAAAGGATTGTTACGATGTTTCTCTAGCAAGTGGCGTATTATTTATTTAGATTCCGACATACTTATTATTCAATTTTCTTCCATTTTAGTAACAAAAGCTGGTATGGACATCCTAATCAAAGAAGAAGATGCAGGCAAATTATATAAAAAACGATTAAAGCATCAACCGAACTCATTTAATTTAAGTAAAGACATTATACAAAGTTTCCAATGGTTAATTTGATTTAAAAATTGAAAAACTAAAGTGTTTTTAATTGGTATTTAAATTTTAGAAATTAATGAACATTACAGAGCAAAATTTAATATTAGTTTCCAAATATCAAATTTTTTGAAAGACATTAAAATTAAATTTAGCCATTCATTTGAGCTTTTCTATATCACAAATACTTCAAACTATAGCGCGTTTAGTAATAATAACGAAAAACAAGCGTATAGTAACTATGCTTTGTTTACGTGTGGAACGTAAAAAATAACTAACACTCGTCTTTTACTTTGTAGTTGTAGTTTTAAATAATGCCCTTTTACAATATCCTAGACACAAAAACAACCCTTTAACTATTGGAGTTAAAGGGTTTGTTAATTAATTCAATATTATTTTGCTGGTACAACCGCACCATCGTAATGATCGTTGATGTAATCTTTAATTTCTTTAGATTGTAATACATCCATTAAAGCTTTGATTTTTTTATCGTCTTTATGTCCATCTTTAACTGCAATTAGGTTTGCATATGGATTATCTTTCGCTTTTTCTAAGACAATAGAATCATCTTTAGGGCTTAATTTTTGATCAATGGCAAAGTTAGAGTTAATGATGACGGCATCTGCATCTTCCTTTTGATAAATTTTTGGTAAATATTCTGCTGATTGTTTATTGTTAAATTTGATATCTTTTTTATTTTCTACAATATCATCAAATTTAGCATCTTCAATTTTAACACCTTTTTTAATTTTAATAAGTCCAGCGTCTTGGAAGAATTTTAAGAAACGACCTTCTTCAGCAGGATTATTTGAAACATAGACAGTAGCACCTTTAGGTAAATCTTTTAAACTTTTATATTTTTTAGAATATACGGCCATAGGTTCTAAATGAACATTACCTGCAGATTCAATCTTATAGCCTTTATCTTTTTTCTCAGTGTTTAAGTAAGGTGTATGTTGGAAGAAATTTGCGTCAATTTCTCCTTTATCTAATAATTTATTAGGTGTTGTATAATCATTGATTGTTTTAATCTTTAAATCATAACCTTTATCTTTTAATAACGGTTTTGCTTT
Protein-coding sequences here:
- a CDS encoding MetQ/NlpA family ABC transporter substrate-binding protein — translated: MKKLLSLASVVVLALVLAACGNGGGGKDKTITVGASPAPHAEILEKAKPLLKDKGYDLKIKTINDYTTPNKLLDKGEIDANFFQHTPYLNTEKKDKGYKIESAGNVHLEPMAVYSKKYKSLKDLPKGATVYVSNNPAEEGRFLKFFQDAGLIKIKKGVKIEDAKFDDIVENKKDIKFNNKQSAEYLPKIYQKEDADAVIINSNFAIDQKLSPKDDSIVLEKAKDNPYANLIAVKDGHKDDKKIKALMDVLQSKEIKDYINDHYDGAVVPAK